One window of the Podospora pseudopauciseta strain CBS 411.78 chromosome 4, whole genome shotgun sequence genome contains the following:
- the CPH2 gene encoding Clr6 histone deacetylase associated PHD protein-2 Cph2 (COG:K; EggNog:ENOG503NZF0), producing the protein MADPDADSPVLFADLDTFDLDGSLTGNLVNSGLGTPDPNNTTAATVASSQPGDTLAATPGSGPSGTPVSVSPSITNTHAHPHAHPHHLQTTQPEQQQFFNPVPSWNFQDTPPYDLNAGDNQFTVPPVPHTWDLPVHVNLGQPVLHQQQQQQPQHQPLYLQSPAASSIDPAFDHTTAAADPANISLSQAQAHSFSNDQFRPDNRNIQNTLTPAQQERLKSIAMPPHLQYHSPNSAGSPDSSVSADKGAGSSPDAQGNSKSNSRKRKSSAEVDDDDDDDELDGQHPVKKTAHNMIEKRYRTNLNDKIAALRDSVPSLRIMSKSARGEDTTEDREELHGLTPAHKLNKATVLAKATEYIRHLEKRNNRLIDENSSMQARIAAFEKLFMAGAMTGQLPNPLQQPPTPVQYPQDAMPYMNTPVATTRGPDPAGMIPIPDDIKRILASQQMNAGRPYPVPGQQFQQNPAMIRQQQLQQQQQQTQSSRWNPYLGKLMVGSLAGLMLVEAYVEKEQNPETTEGRGLMGVPVHLLASFIRSTHFSIGGYYVSASQILSQLRFFGLLAAFLWATCASLFNIDIFKPSEKPKHATSAPQAVPSLASPIHVRRQAWLTAIQTVWVPQHNFVLEAAALVLKSSKYALRNVIGPRGYLMLVGLSEEQEAARVKAWSIALDAQLAGGDVEINKSRLTLTLIASGTLPDTPLRLMMKALHIRVLLWRLNGASWITNLMAAKLARARWNDARELNRILNSLGENNKSADEMLPEHLAVLLEQDCDEVLNDDIIQRAHNLAWNQPTTHNVDEIIDGMDAVVEDAAVRSPMDAVAAWYSSLQLHHVLCNNLPKTRDESGRLALETEDKLNLATKVAPIGSNAHVRVLVARAVLGEQKRGAAIVTAMNALGPSLNPDKHPNYSRGVPPLIDSPVTPITPDPDAQMALRCAMGIAQLQRFSDPPPAAFTVIDSILPAGADIEGMSLLGYTAAYHLMERLHRHAVGRETCSRSLERLAGSLRIWIGSEAGNEVGFDGPMRQKMIDRCLAITKSVVGMEADPGYASMEEECTEDTAGGGC; encoded by the exons atGGCCGACCCCGACGCCGACTCACCCGTGCTCTTTGCCGACCTGGACACCTTCGACCTCGATGGCAGCCTTACCGGCAACTTGGTGAATAGTGGCCTCGGCACTCCGGatcccaacaacaccaccgccgcaaccgttgcctcctcccaaccagGTGACACGCTCGCTGCCACGCCTGGGTCCGGCCCCAGTGGGACTCCTGTATCAGTCTCGCCTTCCATTACCAACACCCACGCCCACCCACACgcccacccacaccacctccaaaccacccaacccGAACAGCAGCAATTTTTCAACCCAGTGCCCTCCTGGAACTTCCAGGATACACCCCCCTACGACCTCAACGCCGGTGACAATCAGTTTACTGTTCCTCCTGTACCCCATACCTGGGATCTCCCGGTCCACGTCAACCTGGGCCAACCAGTGCtgcatcagcagcagcagcagcagccacagcatCAGCCCTTGTATCTCCAGTCTCCCGCTGCCTCCAGCATCGATCCAGCCTTTGATCACActaccgccgccgccgatcCGGCCAACATCTCGCTATCACAGGCTCAGGCCCACTCCTTCTCGAACGACCAATTTCGACCTGACAATCGCAACATCCAGAATACGTTGACCCCTGCTCAGCAGGAGCGGCTCAAGAGCATCGCCATGCCGCCTCACCTTCAGTATCACTCCCCCAATAGTGCCGGGAGCCCCGACTCGAGCGTCAGCGCCGATAAGGGTGCTGGCTCGTCCCCAGATGCCCAAGGCAACTCCAAGTCCAACAGTAGAAAGAGGAAGTCGTCGGCCGAggtcgacgacgatgacgatgatgatgaactcGACGGACAGCACCCCGTCAAGAAGACGGCACACAACATGATCGAAAAGCGGTACCGGACCAATCTCAATGACAAGATAGCAGCTCTGCGAGATAGTGTCCCATCACTGAGGATCATGTCGAAAAGTGCTCGTGGTGAAGACACCACTGAAGATAGGGAGGAGCTACACGGCTTGACTCCTGCCCATAAGCTCAACAAGGCCACT GTCCTTGCCAAGGCTACCGAGTATATCAGACACTTGGAAAAGCGGAACAATCGCCTCATTGACGAGAACAGTAGTATGCAGGCGAGGATCGCTGCTTTCGAAAAGTTGTTCATGGCTGGCGCCATGACTGGTCAATTACCCAatcctctccaacaaccGCCCACACCGGTACAGTATCCTCAAGATGCTATGCCCTACATGAATACGCCAGTAGCAACCACAAGAGGACCAGACCCAGCCGGTATGATTCCGATCCCCGACGACATCAAACGCATCTTGGCTTCACAGCAGATGAATGCAGGACGCCCTTATCCAGTGCCAGGTCAACAGTTCCAGCAAAACCCTGCCATGATCCGCCAGCAAcagcttcagcagcagcaacagcaaactCAATCCAGCAGATGGAACCCATATCTTGGAAAGCTGATGGTGGGATCACTGGCTGGCTTGATGTTGGTCGAAGCCTACGTTGAAAAGGAACAAAACCCCGAGACCACCGAGGGTCGTGGCTTGATGGGCGTTCCAGTGCATCTCTTGGCATCCTTCATCCGATCAACTCACTTCAGCATTGGGGGCTACTACGTCTCTGCAAGCCAGATTCTATCCCAGCTCAGATTTTTCGGATTGCTGGCGGCTTTCCTCTGGGCTACCTGCGCTTCCTTATTCAATATTGATATCTTCAAGCCATCCGAGAAGCCCAAGCATGCTACCTCGGCTCCTCAAGCGGTGCCATCTCTTGCATCGCCTATTCACGTCAGGAGGCAAGCCTGGCTCACCGCTATCCAGACCGTCTGGGTACCCCAGCACAACTTTGTCCTGGAAGCCGCCGCGCTGGTCCTAAAGTCGTCCAAGTACGCCCTCAGGAATGTGATCGGACCTCGTGGTTATCTCATGCTTGTCGGCCTCAGCGAAGAGCAAGAAGCTGCGCGGGTCAAAGCATGGTCAATTGCGTTGGATGCCCAGCTCGCCGGTGGTGACGTCGAGATTAATAAGAGCCGTCTCACGCTCACCTTGATCGCTTCGGGCACTTTGCCGGATACTCCGCTTCGTCTCATGATGAAGGCGCTGCACATTCGGGTATTGCTTTGGAGACTCAATGGGGCTTCTTGGATCACCAACTTAATGGCTGCCAAACTTGCCAGGGCGCGTTGGAACGACGCACGGGAACTCAACCGCATTCTCAACTCACTCGGCGAGAACAACAAGTCTGCTGACGAAATGCTCCCTGAGCATCTGGCAGTGCTTCTCGAACAGGACTGTGATGAGGTGCTCAATGACGATATTATCCAGAGAGCCCACAACCTGGCCTGGAACCAGCCCACCACACACAACGTTGATGAAATCATTGATGGTATGGACGCCGTGGTTGAGGATGCTGCCGTTAGGTCGCCCATGGATGCCGTTGCGGCCTGGTACTCCAGCCTGCAGCTTCACCATGTTCTGTGCAACAATCTGCCCAAGACCCGTGATGAGTCCGGAAGACTGGCTCTCGAGACTGAAGACAAGCTTAACCTGGCGACCAAGGTTGCCCCCATTGGTTCCAACGCGCACGTTCGCGTCTTGGTCGCTCGTGCGGTCCTCGGTGAGCAGAAGCGCGGTGCTGCCATCGTCACTGCTATGAATGCCCTCGGCCCGTCTCTGAACCCTGACAAGCACCCCAACTACAGCAGGGGTGTGCCGCCTCTTATCGACTCTCCTGTCACCCCTATCACTCCTGACCCCGACGCCCAGATGGCTCTTCGCTGCGCCATGGGTATTGCTCAGCTGCAAAGGTTCTCcgatcctcctccagccgcTTTTACCGTCATCGACTCCATCCTTCCCGCTGGTGCCGACATTGAGGGCATGTCTCTGTTGGGTTACACCGCTGCTTACCACCTGATGGAGCGCCTCCACAGACACGCCGTCGGCCGGGAGACTTGCTCGCGTTCTCTTGAGAGGCTTGCTGGCAGTTTGAGAATATGGATTGGCAGCGAGGCGGGCAACGAGGTGGGCTTTGATGGGCCGATGAGACAAAAGATGATTGATAGGTGCTTGGCTATTACGAAGAGCGTGGTGGGTATGGAGGCTGACCCTGGGTACGCAAGCATGGAAGAAGAGTGCACTGAGGATAcggcgggtggtggatgcTGA